A part of Miscanthus floridulus cultivar M001 chromosome 6, ASM1932011v1, whole genome shotgun sequence genomic DNA contains:
- the LOC136456374 gene encoding YTH domain-containing protein ECT2-like isoform X3: MNQETSFGDQGMYYYGYYYPGSYGGWDENGYFVGYNGLEVHPAVVQADNGSYLCYLPGYENGYASYSPVVPGGIASVDGQYVSKEPYYSTAIPVQDLSTPGIFAQSIAYGTELVPAYSWDSSFVLLDGVQGHPVGVHQTNYAARPKYSSNKHDIPSSKAARSAKPAADTVKGSSSGLETVPNAANSSPSSKGANKASGASITKGYLPSNKIVMHSNNQGKNSVYQSKGINVKESGRSWNNGEKLKTRSKLNGHGDSESNENSHTDNSKHSLSPPSDVGLSSAGGAKASIPSHVAISKNAYNLSDFVTKYEQALFFVIKSYSEDDIHKSIKYNVWASTPNGNKRLDNAYRLAQERMAEKGTKCPVLLFFSVNASGQFCGVAEMVGPVDFNRNMNFWQQDKWNGFFSVKWHIIKDVPNPQFRHIILENNENKPVTNSRDTQEVKFSQGTEMLNIFKNFACKTSILDDFDFYENRQKVMQDRRGKPLTTSFDHPVPKAEKTAEIKRQTQLVSATEFGRAKSNEGQGNNVGMVHDTTKKNEEQSNNVPEVLDACSNKEQPSEVATQG; the protein is encoded by the exons ATGAACCAAGAAACTTCTTTTGGGGACCAAGGGATGTATTACTATGGATATTATTATCCTG GTTCATACGGAGGATGGGATGAGAATGGTTACTTTGTTGGATATAATGGCCTAGAGGTGCACCCAGCA GTGGTTCAAGCTGACAATGGGTCATATCTGTGTTATCTTCCGGGGTATGAAAATGGATATGCTTCTTATAGTCCGGTTGTTCCTGGAGGCATTGCTAGTGTGGATGGTCAATATGTCAGCAAAGAACCATATTACTCCACTGCAATTCCAGTACAGGATCTAAGCACACCTGGCATTTTTGCTCAATCAATTGCATACGGAACTGAACTAGTACCTGCATACTCATGGGACTCTTCTTTTGTTCTTCTGGATGGGGTTCAGGGACATCCAGTTGGTGTGCATCAAACAAATTATGCTGCAAGACCAAAATATTCTTCTAATAAGCATGATATTCCTTCTTCGAAAGCTGCCCGCAGTGCAAAACCCGCAGCAGATACTGTCAAAGGATCATCATCAGGTCTAGAAACTGTACCAAATGCTGCTAATAGCAGCCCATCATCGAAGGGTGCAAATAAG GCATCTGGTGCTTCCATAACAAAAGGATATCTTCCATCTAACAAGATTGTGATGCATAGTAATAACCAAGGAAAAAACAGTGTTTATCAAAGCAAAGGTATCAATGTGAAAGAAAGTGGTAGAAGCTGGAACAACGGTGAGAAGCTTAAGACGAGAAGTAAGTTAAATGGACATGGTGATTCTGAATCTAATGAGAACAGCCACACTGATAACTCAAAACACAGTTTGAGCCCTCCATCTGATGTTGGATTATCAAGTGCAGGGGGTGCTAAGGCTAGCATACCTTCGCATGTTGCAATAAGCAAAAATGCATATAATCTTTCAGATTTTGTTACAAAGTATGAACAAGCTCTATTCTTTGTAATTAAGTCTTACAGTGAAGATGATATTCACAAGAGTATCAAGTACAATGTCTGGGCAAGTACTCCTAATGGAAATAAAAGGCTTGACAATGCCTATAGACTTGCACAAGAAAGGATGGCAGAAAAAGGAACCAAATGTCCTGTTTTACTTTTCTTCTCA GTTAATGCTAGTGGTCAGTTCTGTGGCGTGGCTGAGATGGTTGGCCCAGTAGATTTCAACAGGAACATGAACTTCTGGCAACAGGACAAGTGGAACGGTTTCTTCTCGGTAAAATGGCACATTATCAAGGATGTTCCCAACCCACAATTTCGCCATATAATTTTGGAGAATAATGAGAATAAACCTGTGACAAACAGCAGGGACACGCAAGAG GTCAAATTTTCACAAGGTACAGAGATGTTGAACATTTTCAAGAACTTTGCATGTAAAACATCAATACTGGATGACTTTGACTTCTACGAAAATCGGCAGAAAGTAATGCAGGACAGAAGAGGCAAGCCGCTTACTACGTCGTTTGATCACCCAGTG CCAAAAGCTGAAAAAACTGCAGAAATTAAAAGGCAAACACAATTGGTAAGTGCCACAGAATTTGGTAGAGCCAAGAGTAATGAGGGGCAGGGCAACAATGTTGGGATGGTACATGATACAACCAAGAAAAATGAGGAGCAGAGCAACAATGTTCCAGAAGTACTTGATGCCTGTAGTAACAAGGAGCAACCCAGCGAAGTTGCAACACAAGGATGA
- the LOC136456374 gene encoding YTH domain-containing protein ECT2-like isoform X2, whose product MEPKGELAQKPIEEAIDSLKIDASTKASNVNLPAKKDASSSDAVSCISSGDAASTVKESEMNQETSFGDQGMYYYGYYYPGSYGGWDENGYFVGYNGLEVHPAVVQADNGSYLCYLPGYENGYASYSPVVPGGIASVDGQYVSKEPYYSTAIPGHPVGVHQTNYAARPKYSSNKHDIPSSKAARSAKPAADTVKGSSSGLETVPNAANSSPSSKGANKASGASITKGYLPSNKIVMHSNNQGKNSVYQSKGINVKESGRSWNNGEKLKTRSKLNGHGDSESNENSHTDNSKHSLSPPSDVGLSSAGGAKASIPSHVAISKNAYNLSDFVTKYEQALFFVIKSYSEDDIHKSIKYNVWASTPNGNKRLDNAYRLAQERMAEKGTKCPVLLFFSVNASGQFCGVAEMVGPVDFNRNMNFWQQDKWNGFFSVKWHIIKDVPNPQFRHIILENNENKPVTNSRDTQEVKFSQGTEMLNIFKNFACKTSILDDFDFYENRQKVMQDRRGKPLTTSFDHPVPKAEKTAEIKRQTQLVSATEFGRAKSNEGQGNNVGMVHDTTKKNEEQSNNVPEVLDACSNKEQPSEVATQG is encoded by the exons ATGGAGCCCAAGGGCGAGTTGGCCCAGAAGC CTATTGAAGAAGCAATCGACAGCTTGAAGATTGATGCTAGCACGAAGGCAAGCAATGTCAACTTG CCTGCTAAGAAAGATGCAAGTTCTTCTGATGCAGTATCTTGCATTTCCTCTGGCGATGCAGCTAGTACTGTGAAGGAAAGTGAAATGAACCAAGAAACTTCTTTTGGGGACCAAGGGATGTATTACTATGGATATTATTATCCTG GTTCATACGGAGGATGGGATGAGAATGGTTACTTTGTTGGATATAATGGCCTAGAGGTGCACCCAGCA GTGGTTCAAGCTGACAATGGGTCATATCTGTGTTATCTTCCGGGGTATGAAAATGGATATGCTTCTTATAGTCCGGTTGTTCCTGGAGGCATTGCTAGTGTGGATGGTCAATATGTCAGCAAAGAACCATATTACTCCACTGCAATTCCA GGACATCCAGTTGGTGTGCATCAAACAAATTATGCTGCAAGACCAAAATATTCTTCTAATAAGCATGATATTCCTTCTTCGAAAGCTGCCCGCAGTGCAAAACCCGCAGCAGATACTGTCAAAGGATCATCATCAGGTCTAGAAACTGTACCAAATGCTGCTAATAGCAGCCCATCATCGAAGGGTGCAAATAAG GCATCTGGTGCTTCCATAACAAAAGGATATCTTCCATCTAACAAGATTGTGATGCATAGTAATAACCAAGGAAAAAACAGTGTTTATCAAAGCAAAGGTATCAATGTGAAAGAAAGTGGTAGAAGCTGGAACAACGGTGAGAAGCTTAAGACGAGAAGTAAGTTAAATGGACATGGTGATTCTGAATCTAATGAGAACAGCCACACTGATAACTCAAAACACAGTTTGAGCCCTCCATCTGATGTTGGATTATCAAGTGCAGGGGGTGCTAAGGCTAGCATACCTTCGCATGTTGCAATAAGCAAAAATGCATATAATCTTTCAGATTTTGTTACAAAGTATGAACAAGCTCTATTCTTTGTAATTAAGTCTTACAGTGAAGATGATATTCACAAGAGTATCAAGTACAATGTCTGGGCAAGTACTCCTAATGGAAATAAAAGGCTTGACAATGCCTATAGACTTGCACAAGAAAGGATGGCAGAAAAAGGAACCAAATGTCCTGTTTTACTTTTCTTCTCA GTTAATGCTAGTGGTCAGTTCTGTGGCGTGGCTGAGATGGTTGGCCCAGTAGATTTCAACAGGAACATGAACTTCTGGCAACAGGACAAGTGGAACGGTTTCTTCTCGGTAAAATGGCACATTATCAAGGATGTTCCCAACCCACAATTTCGCCATATAATTTTGGAGAATAATGAGAATAAACCTGTGACAAACAGCAGGGACACGCAAGAG GTCAAATTTTCACAAGGTACAGAGATGTTGAACATTTTCAAGAACTTTGCATGTAAAACATCAATACTGGATGACTTTGACTTCTACGAAAATCGGCAGAAAGTAATGCAGGACAGAAGAGGCAAGCCGCTTACTACGTCGTTTGATCACCCAGTG CCAAAAGCTGAAAAAACTGCAGAAATTAAAAGGCAAACACAATTGGTAAGTGCCACAGAATTTGGTAGAGCCAAGAGTAATGAGGGGCAGGGCAACAATGTTGGGATGGTACATGATACAACCAAGAAAAATGAGGAGCAGAGCAACAATGTTCCAGAAGTACTTGATGCCTGTAGTAACAAGGAGCAACCCAGCGAAGTTGCAACACAAGGATGA
- the LOC136456374 gene encoding YTH domain-containing protein ECT2-like isoform X4, whose protein sequence is MEPKGELAQKPIEEAIDSLKIDASTKASNVNLPAKKDASSSDAVSCISSGDAASTVKESEMNQETSFGDQGMYYYGYYYPGSYGGWDENGYFVGYNGLEVHPAVVQADNGSYLCYLPGYENGYASYSPVVPGGIASVDGQYVSKEPYYSTAIPVQDLSTPGIFAQSIAYGTELVPAYSWDSSFVLLDGVQGHPVGVHQTNYAARPKYSSNKHDIPSSKAARSAKPAADTVKGSSSGLETVPNAANSSPSSKGANKASGASITKGYLPSNKIVMHSNNQGKNSVYQSKGINVKESGRSWNNGEKLKTRSKLNGHGDSESNENSHTDNSKHSLSPPSDVGLSSAGGAKASIPSHVAISKNAYNLSDFVTKYEQALFFVIKSYSEDDIHKSIKYNVWASTPNGNKRLDNAYRLAQERMAEKGTKCPVLLFFSVNASGQFCGVAEMVGPVDFNRNMNFWQQDKWNGFFSVKWHIIKDVPNPQFRHIILENNENKPVTNSRDTQEVKFSQGTEMLNIFKNFACKTSILDDFDFYENRQKVMQDRRAKS, encoded by the exons ATGGAGCCCAAGGGCGAGTTGGCCCAGAAGC CTATTGAAGAAGCAATCGACAGCTTGAAGATTGATGCTAGCACGAAGGCAAGCAATGTCAACTTG CCTGCTAAGAAAGATGCAAGTTCTTCTGATGCAGTATCTTGCATTTCCTCTGGCGATGCAGCTAGTACTGTGAAGGAAAGTGAAATGAACCAAGAAACTTCTTTTGGGGACCAAGGGATGTATTACTATGGATATTATTATCCTG GTTCATACGGAGGATGGGATGAGAATGGTTACTTTGTTGGATATAATGGCCTAGAGGTGCACCCAGCA GTGGTTCAAGCTGACAATGGGTCATATCTGTGTTATCTTCCGGGGTATGAAAATGGATATGCTTCTTATAGTCCGGTTGTTCCTGGAGGCATTGCTAGTGTGGATGGTCAATATGTCAGCAAAGAACCATATTACTCCACTGCAATTCCAGTACAGGATCTAAGCACACCTGGCATTTTTGCTCAATCAATTGCATACGGAACTGAACTAGTACCTGCATACTCATGGGACTCTTCTTTTGTTCTTCTGGATGGGGTTCAGGGACATCCAGTTGGTGTGCATCAAACAAATTATGCTGCAAGACCAAAATATTCTTCTAATAAGCATGATATTCCTTCTTCGAAAGCTGCCCGCAGTGCAAAACCCGCAGCAGATACTGTCAAAGGATCATCATCAGGTCTAGAAACTGTACCAAATGCTGCTAATAGCAGCCCATCATCGAAGGGTGCAAATAAG GCATCTGGTGCTTCCATAACAAAAGGATATCTTCCATCTAACAAGATTGTGATGCATAGTAATAACCAAGGAAAAAACAGTGTTTATCAAAGCAAAGGTATCAATGTGAAAGAAAGTGGTAGAAGCTGGAACAACGGTGAGAAGCTTAAGACGAGAAGTAAGTTAAATGGACATGGTGATTCTGAATCTAATGAGAACAGCCACACTGATAACTCAAAACACAGTTTGAGCCCTCCATCTGATGTTGGATTATCAAGTGCAGGGGGTGCTAAGGCTAGCATACCTTCGCATGTTGCAATAAGCAAAAATGCATATAATCTTTCAGATTTTGTTACAAAGTATGAACAAGCTCTATTCTTTGTAATTAAGTCTTACAGTGAAGATGATATTCACAAGAGTATCAAGTACAATGTCTGGGCAAGTACTCCTAATGGAAATAAAAGGCTTGACAATGCCTATAGACTTGCACAAGAAAGGATGGCAGAAAAAGGAACCAAATGTCCTGTTTTACTTTTCTTCTCA GTTAATGCTAGTGGTCAGTTCTGTGGCGTGGCTGAGATGGTTGGCCCAGTAGATTTCAACAGGAACATGAACTTCTGGCAACAGGACAAGTGGAACGGTTTCTTCTCGGTAAAATGGCACATTATCAAGGATGTTCCCAACCCACAATTTCGCCATATAATTTTGGAGAATAATGAGAATAAACCTGTGACAAACAGCAGGGACACGCAAGAG GTCAAATTTTCACAAGGTACAGAGATGTTGAACATTTTCAAGAACTTTGCATGTAAAACATCAATACTGGATGACTTTGACTTCTACGAAAATCGGCAGAAAGTAATGCAGGACAGAAGAG CCAAAAGCTGA
- the LOC136456374 gene encoding YTH domain-containing protein ECT2-like isoform X1, whose product MEPKGELAQKPIEEAIDSLKIDASTKASNVNLPAKKDASSSDAVSCISSGDAASTVKESEMNQETSFGDQGMYYYGYYYPGSYGGWDENGYFVGYNGLEVHPAVVQADNGSYLCYLPGYENGYASYSPVVPGGIASVDGQYVSKEPYYSTAIPVQDLSTPGIFAQSIAYGTELVPAYSWDSSFVLLDGVQGHPVGVHQTNYAARPKYSSNKHDIPSSKAARSAKPAADTVKGSSSGLETVPNAANSSPSSKGANKASGASITKGYLPSNKIVMHSNNQGKNSVYQSKGINVKESGRSWNNGEKLKTRSKLNGHGDSESNENSHTDNSKHSLSPPSDVGLSSAGGAKASIPSHVAISKNAYNLSDFVTKYEQALFFVIKSYSEDDIHKSIKYNVWASTPNGNKRLDNAYRLAQERMAEKGTKCPVLLFFSVNASGQFCGVAEMVGPVDFNRNMNFWQQDKWNGFFSVKWHIIKDVPNPQFRHIILENNENKPVTNSRDTQEVKFSQGTEMLNIFKNFACKTSILDDFDFYENRQKVMQDRRGKPLTTSFDHPVPKAEKTAEIKRQTQLVSATEFGRAKSNEGQGNNVGMVHDTTKKNEEQSNNVPEVLDACSNKEQPSEVATQG is encoded by the exons ATGGAGCCCAAGGGCGAGTTGGCCCAGAAGC CTATTGAAGAAGCAATCGACAGCTTGAAGATTGATGCTAGCACGAAGGCAAGCAATGTCAACTTG CCTGCTAAGAAAGATGCAAGTTCTTCTGATGCAGTATCTTGCATTTCCTCTGGCGATGCAGCTAGTACTGTGAAGGAAAGTGAAATGAACCAAGAAACTTCTTTTGGGGACCAAGGGATGTATTACTATGGATATTATTATCCTG GTTCATACGGAGGATGGGATGAGAATGGTTACTTTGTTGGATATAATGGCCTAGAGGTGCACCCAGCA GTGGTTCAAGCTGACAATGGGTCATATCTGTGTTATCTTCCGGGGTATGAAAATGGATATGCTTCTTATAGTCCGGTTGTTCCTGGAGGCATTGCTAGTGTGGATGGTCAATATGTCAGCAAAGAACCATATTACTCCACTGCAATTCCAGTACAGGATCTAAGCACACCTGGCATTTTTGCTCAATCAATTGCATACGGAACTGAACTAGTACCTGCATACTCATGGGACTCTTCTTTTGTTCTTCTGGATGGGGTTCAGGGACATCCAGTTGGTGTGCATCAAACAAATTATGCTGCAAGACCAAAATATTCTTCTAATAAGCATGATATTCCTTCTTCGAAAGCTGCCCGCAGTGCAAAACCCGCAGCAGATACTGTCAAAGGATCATCATCAGGTCTAGAAACTGTACCAAATGCTGCTAATAGCAGCCCATCATCGAAGGGTGCAAATAAG GCATCTGGTGCTTCCATAACAAAAGGATATCTTCCATCTAACAAGATTGTGATGCATAGTAATAACCAAGGAAAAAACAGTGTTTATCAAAGCAAAGGTATCAATGTGAAAGAAAGTGGTAGAAGCTGGAACAACGGTGAGAAGCTTAAGACGAGAAGTAAGTTAAATGGACATGGTGATTCTGAATCTAATGAGAACAGCCACACTGATAACTCAAAACACAGTTTGAGCCCTCCATCTGATGTTGGATTATCAAGTGCAGGGGGTGCTAAGGCTAGCATACCTTCGCATGTTGCAATAAGCAAAAATGCATATAATCTTTCAGATTTTGTTACAAAGTATGAACAAGCTCTATTCTTTGTAATTAAGTCTTACAGTGAAGATGATATTCACAAGAGTATCAAGTACAATGTCTGGGCAAGTACTCCTAATGGAAATAAAAGGCTTGACAATGCCTATAGACTTGCACAAGAAAGGATGGCAGAAAAAGGAACCAAATGTCCTGTTTTACTTTTCTTCTCA GTTAATGCTAGTGGTCAGTTCTGTGGCGTGGCTGAGATGGTTGGCCCAGTAGATTTCAACAGGAACATGAACTTCTGGCAACAGGACAAGTGGAACGGTTTCTTCTCGGTAAAATGGCACATTATCAAGGATGTTCCCAACCCACAATTTCGCCATATAATTTTGGAGAATAATGAGAATAAACCTGTGACAAACAGCAGGGACACGCAAGAG GTCAAATTTTCACAAGGTACAGAGATGTTGAACATTTTCAAGAACTTTGCATGTAAAACATCAATACTGGATGACTTTGACTTCTACGAAAATCGGCAGAAAGTAATGCAGGACAGAAGAGGCAAGCCGCTTACTACGTCGTTTGATCACCCAGTG CCAAAAGCTGAAAAAACTGCAGAAATTAAAAGGCAAACACAATTGGTAAGTGCCACAGAATTTGGTAGAGCCAAGAGTAATGAGGGGCAGGGCAACAATGTTGGGATGGTACATGATACAACCAAGAAAAATGAGGAGCAGAGCAACAATGTTCCAGAAGTACTTGATGCCTGTAGTAACAAGGAGCAACCCAGCGAAGTTGCAACACAAGGATGA